The region AGGAGTGGAGTTTCACCCTTCTCGATGAGATACTTTGTCATCAACGCTGTGAAGCTAGTCTTACCAGTCCCACCCCGCCCCATCACTACGAGAAACTTCATGGCTCCATCGTCTCTCATTAAGCTCCTGAGATTTATTGTTAATGGGAGGTTCTATTCTATTAGAGGTGGATCTCATCTATGGCGAGCCTGACGACAGCCCTCTGTGAGCTCTTGAAGCCTATCCTCCTTATATGCCTGGATAATATCTCTAACCAGGTTTGAGTTTGCCATGAGGACCGCCACACCGGCCCTTTGAAATATCTCTAGGGCTCTCGGACCCATGCCTATTGTTATGAGGGCGTCGGGTTTCAAGCGGAGGATCGCGTCCGGGGGCCTCCCAGACCCCCCGAAATGCTCGCTTAGATTTGGGATCGAGCTGATTCCCTTGATATCACCATCCTCTCC is a window of Candidatus Bathyarchaeota archaeon DNA encoding:
- a CDS encoding NifB/NifX family molybdenum-iron cluster-binding protein — encoded protein: MERIVIPTNDDRGLDSSLCEHFGRAPYFTVVELGEDGDIKGISSIPNLSEHFGGSGRPPDAILRLKPDALITIGMGPRALEIFQRAGVAVLMANSNLVRDIIQAYKEDRLQELTEGCRQARHR